One stretch of Ipomoea triloba cultivar NCNSP0323 chromosome 8, ASM357664v1 DNA includes these proteins:
- the LOC116028102 gene encoding uncharacterized protein LOC116028102 — protein sequence MSPFLRSLIYSKFEVQEVMDANQALDTLRTNQLQGRGFDLVISYAHKCQRDATALKTFINREFQQQLPIVCVKCISEAVECFDELNGMLARDLIHKWKSNTVQKACQKNWTKERNFNFFSVVESLESRGHDVKPTTVLNAMSANERGLDLTLKHVNSHLQEISNGFPMDISYNGSVPPEAWPEYSPFASQQPYVQEISNGFPMDISYNGSVPPEAWPEYSPFASQQPYVQAMPSISPAPSQQINNNSQFHDIVGTSQQSLNQDYPIPPSQFGDVDWDSIDFHLPKS from the exons ATGAGTCCATTCCTCCGTAGCCTCATCTACTCTAAGTTTGAAG TTCAAGAAGTGATGGACGCTAACCAAGCTTTGGACACCTTGCGTACTAACCAATTGCAAGGGAGAGGCTTTGATCTTGTTATTTCATACGCGCACAAGTGTCAGAGGGATGCAACTGCATTAAAAACATTTATTAACAGAGAATTTCAACAGCAGCTCCCCATAGTTT gtgTGAAATGCATATCTGAAGCAGTGGAGTGTTTTGATGAGCTAAACGGCATGTTAGCTCGTGATTTGATACATAAATGGAAGTCAAATACAGTGCAAAAAGCATGTCAGAAGAATTGGACAAAAGAACGCAATTTCAACTTCTTTAGTGTCGTGGAAAGCTTAGAAAGTAGAGGCCACG ATGTTAAGCCAACTACGGTTTTGAATGCCATGTCCGCGAATGAACGGGGATTAGACTTAACACTGAAACATGTTAACAGCCATCTGCAG GAAATTAGCAATGGATTTCCAATGGATATTAGCTACAATGGAAGTGTTCCCCCTGAGGCATGGCCAGAATATTCTCCGTTCGCTAGTCAGCAACCATATGTCCAA GAAATTAGCAATGGATTTCCAATGGATATTAGCTACAATGGAAGTGTTCCCCCTGAGGCATGGCCAGAATATTCTCCGTTCGCTAGTCAGCAACCATATGTCCAA GCTATGCCGTCAATATCTCCGGCACCGTCGCAACAGATAAACAATAACAGTCAATTTCATGATATTGTTGGAACATCTCAACAAAGTCTCAACCAGGATTACCCCATCCCACCTTCTCAG TTTGGCGACGTGGATTGGGATTCGATTGATTTTCACCTACCTAAATCTTAA
- the LOC116027310 gene encoding purple acid phosphatase 1 isoform X2, whose protein sequence is MRLVVVGLWCLILELILNPTQFCDAGVTSSYVRKSLSALPNAEDVDMPWDSDVFAVPSGYNAPQQVHITQGDYEGRGVIISWTTPYDKAGANTVYYWADNSKVQKRAMGTVVTYKYYNYTSAFIHHCTIKDLEYDTKYYYRLGFGDAKRQFWFVTPPKPGPDVPYVFGLIGDIGQTYDSNTTLTHYEQNSAKGQTVLFMGDLSYADRWPNHDNNRWDTWGRFSERSVAYQPWIWTAGNHEIDYAPDIGEYQPFVPFTNRYPTPHEASGSGDPLWYAIKRASAHIIVLSSYSGFVKYSPQYKWFTSELEKVNRSETPWLIVLVHAPLYNSYEAHYMEGEAMRAIFEPYFVYYKVDIVFSGHVHSYERSERVSNVAYNIVNAKCTPVSDESAPVYITIGDGGNSEGLASEMTQPQPSYSAFREASFGHGIFDIKNRTHAHFSWHRNQDGASVEADSLWLLNSSVKN, encoded by the exons ATGAGGTTGGTGGTGGTGGGATTGTGGTGCTTGATCTTGGAGTTGATCTTGAATCCAACCCAGTTTTGCGATGCTGGAGTTACCAGTAGCTATGTGAGGAAGAGTCTGTCGGCTTTGCCCaatgctgaggatgttgatatGCCATGGGATAGTGATGTGTTTGCTGTCCCCTCTGGTTACAATGCTCCCCAACAG GTTCATATTACTCAAGGAGATTACGAAGGGAGGGGTGTGATTATCTCTTGGACCACACCTTATGATAAAGCCGGGGCGAATACAGTGTATTATTGGGCTGACAATAGCAAAGTTCAGAAGCGTGCTATGGGCACCGTTGTGACCTACAAGTATTACAACTACACCTCGGCTTTTATTCATCATTGCACCATCAAGGATTTGGAG TATGATACGAAATACTATTACAGATTAGGATTTGGGGACGCGAAACGCCAGTTCTGGTTTGTTACTCCTCCCAAACCTGGACCTGATGTGCCATATGTATTTGGTCTGATAG GGGATATTGGTCAGACTTACGATTCCAACACCACATTGACACATTATGAGCAGAACTCGGCAAAAGGACAGACAGTGTTGTTTATGGGAGACCTCTCGTATGCAGATAGGTGGCCGAATCATGACAACAACCGGTGGGATACGTGGGGGAGGTTTTCAGAGCGAAGCGTTGCATATCAGCCTTGGATTTGGACTGCAGGGAATCACGAGATTGATTATGCTCCCGATATT GGTGAATATCAACCTTTCGTACCTTTTACAAATCGGTATCCTACACCACATGAAGCATCGGGGAGCGGTGATCCACTTTGGTACGCCATAAAACGAGCTTCTGCACATATCATTGTCCTGTCTTCTTACTCAGGCTTCG TTAAATACTCTCCACAGTATAAATGGTTTACGAGTGAACTAGAAAAAGTTAACAGGAGCGAGACGCCTTGGCTCATTGTGCTGGTGCACGCTCCATTGTATAACAGCTATGAAGCTCACTACATGGAAGGGGAAGCCATGCGTGCGATATTTGAGCCCTATTTTGTCTATTACAAAGTGGATATCGTATTTTCTGGACATGTTCACTCCTACGAACGATCT GAGCGCGTATCAAACGTTGCATACAACATTGTGAATGCGAAGTGCACACCCGTAAGCGACGAATCAGCCCCAGTTTACATTACCATAGGCGACGGGGGAAATTCAGAAGGATTAGCCTCGGA GATGACACAGCCACAGCCGAGCTACTCTGCGTTTCGCGAGGCGAGCTTTGGGCACGGCATATTCGACATAAAGAACAGAACTCATGCCCATTTCTCGTGGCATCGCAACCAAGATGGGGCCTCAGTCGAGGCTGATTCACTGTGGCTTCTTAACAG CTCTGTGAAGAATTGA
- the LOC116026816 gene encoding transcription initiation factor IIF subunit beta-like, producing the protein MSRSMKQIIQTPSSSKSEQSKELEKKIKRSDNTVEEEMEEDDGNVSDTAAAVDTGKADRSVWLMKCPLVVSKSWQSQAAAASSSADTPLVGKVVVSLDPLKPEESLQFSMEMAGNDAGNIPKGYSLNMFKDFVPMCIFSESNQAKVAMEGRIEHKFDMKPHTRNMEEYRKMCRERTNKSMIKNRQIQIIDNDRGVHMRSMPGMLGLIASGSKEKKKATPVKGPEVKRTRRDRGELEDIMFKLFERQPNWTLKQLVQETDQPAQFLKEILNELCVYNKRGANQGTYELKPEYKKSAEDTGAD; encoded by the exons ATGTCCAGATCAATGAAgcagat AATTCAGACACCTTCATCGTCAAAATCGGAGCAAAGCAAAGAATTGGAGAAGAAAATCAAACGATCAGACAACACAGttgaagaagaaatggaagaaGACGATGGTAACGTCAGTGACACCGCCGCGGCGGTAGACACCGGCAAGGCTGATAGGTCGGTGTGGCTGATGAAGTGTCCTCTAGTCGTCTCCAAGTCGTGGCAGTCTCAGGCGGCGGCGGCCTCCTCCTCCGCAGATACTCCGCTAGTGGGTAAAGTCGTCGTTTCTCTCGATCCTCTTAAGCCCGAAGAATCTCTCCAA TTCTCAATGGAAATGGCTGGAAATGATGCTGGGAACATCCCTAAAGGCTACTCGTTGAATATGTTCAAAGATTTTGTGCCAATGTGTATTTTCTCAGAGTCAAATCAAG CAAAGGTTGCCATGGAAGGGAGAATTGAACATAAATTTGACATGAAGCCTCACACTAGGAATATGGAGGAATACAGGAAAATGTGTCGTGAAAGAACGAATAAGTCGATGATTAAGAACAGACAGATACAG ATAATAGATAATGATCGTGGTGTGCACATGAGGTCGATGCCTGGAATGTTGGGCTTGATTGCATCTGGCTCTAAG gagaagaagaaagcaaCTCCAGTTAAGGGACCCGAGGTCAAAAGAACTAGAAGGGACCGTGGAGAGCTGGAGGATATCATGTTTAAGCTATTCGAAAGACAACCTAATTGGACCCTGAAGCAGCTAGTCCAAGAAACAGATCAACCCGCA CAATTTTTGAAGGAGATACTAAACGAGCTGTGTGTATACAACAAGAGGGGAGCAAACCAAGGCACTTATGAGCTGAAACCCGAGTATAAGAAATCAGCCGAGGATACAGGTGCTGACTAG
- the LOC116027309 gene encoding wall-associated receptor kinase-like 8: MIFRLLLSVFLFFPSAAAAASLAKPGCEEWCGNVSIPFPFGIGEGCALNPWFLVKCDNSSNNPPKPYLTSFLPIELQGSVVAVSLQNQTITTLKSVINFCDNSAGRYAITNGTDLSASPFYYSKSRNKFLFGGCGNSLLTQNSAVLAGCTAICGENISSGLTGCYGIDCCESPIPFDLSSYSANFTNSGIQSGANPYNLSRCNSAFLVDQRWIPKQSTSLFSDYAPVVWIWTVQAKDFPAATICRTSDDAAVQLADGTSVSNFRCDCPTGQEGNPYIAHGHGCQACASCGPDPITSRKLSIFGSILISAGILVFVLCTFFLYKVVKKRRAKRIRAKFFKQNGGLLLQQQLSSNEDDVIDRTKLFTAKELEKATDRFNENRILGRGGQGTVYKGMLADGRIVAVKKSVRVDESKIEEFINEVVILSRVNHRNVVKLLGCCLETEVPLLVYEFITNGTLFSLIHSDNLNDEFPFSWEMRLKIATEVADALAYLHSSSSIPILHRDIKSSNILLDEKYRAKVSDFGTSKSIAIDQTHVTTQVKGTFGYLDPEYFQSSQFTEKSDVYSFGVVLVELMTGNKAISFATNEEERSLATRFLLAMEGNRLFKILDKQVLEQGKKEDLMVVADLGRRCLDLNGKKRPTMKEVVAELEKVKSGTTSSVTKNFEGKRVWEIETTTFSETNYTWTTTEENCSTTSLDAHPLLFDTL, translated from the exons ATGATCTTCCGTCTCCTGCTTTCCGTTTTCCTCTTCTTTCCGTCGGCGGCAGCGGCGGCGTCACTGGCAAAGCCGGGCTGCGAAGAGTGGTGCGGAAACGTCTCAATTCCGTTCCCTTTCGGAATCGGTGAGGGCTGCGCTCTCAATCCATGGTTCTTAGTAAAATGCGATAATAGCAGCAATAATCCTCCCAAACCATACCTAACCTCATTCCTCCCAATCGAGCTCCAAGGATCAGTGGTGGCCGTTTCGCTACAGAACCAAACCATCACCACTCTAAAATCCGTTATCAATTTCTGCGATAATTCCGCGGGTAGGTACGCCATCACCAACGGCACAGATCTCTCCGCCTCCCCCTTCTACTACTCCAAATCGCGCAACAAATTCCTGTTCGGCGGTTGCGGCAACTCCCTGCTCACTCAGAACTCCGCCGTCCTCGCCGGCTGCACCGCCATTTGCGGCGAAAACATCAGCTCCGGATTGACCGGATGCTACGGCATCGACTGTTGCGAGAGTCCCATTCCCTTCGATCTGAGCTCCTACAGCGCCAATTTCACAAATTCGGGAATCCAGAGCGGCGCCAACCCCTATAATCTCTCGAGATGTAATTCCGCTTTTTTGGTTGATCAGAGATGGATTCCTAAACAAAGTACCTCATTGTTTTCTGATTATGCCCCCGTTGTATGGATTTGGACGGTTCAAGCGAAGGATTTTCCGGCGGCCACCATCTGCCGCACCTCCGATGATGCTGCCGTTCAGCTGGCCGACGGCACCTCTGTATCTAACTTCCGATGTGACTGCCCAACAGGGCAGGAGGGAAACCCATACATTGCTCATGGTCATGGATGCCAAG CGTGTGCCAGTTGCGGACCCGACCCTATTACCTCCCGGAAGCTGTCCATATTTGGAA GCATACTGATAAGTGCAGGCATACTAGTCTTTGTATTATGTACCTTTTTCTTGTACAAAGTGGTGAAGAAGAGAAGGGCAAAGAGAATTAGAGCCAaatttttcaaacaaaatgGTGGCTTGTTATTGCAGCAACAATTATCATCCAATGAAGACGACGTTATTGACAGAACAAAGCTTTTTACTGCAAAGGAACTGGAAAAGGCCACTGATCGCTTCAATGAAAATCGGATCCTAGGTCGAGGAGGTCAAGGAACAGTGTATAAGGGCATGTTAGCAGATGGCAGGATTGTTGCTGTTAAGAAATCTGTCCGGGTAGATGAAAGCAAAATCGAAGAATTCATCAATGAAGTTGTCATTCTTTCGAGGGTGAACCATAGGAATGTGGTGAAGCTATTGGGGTGTTGTCTCGAGACAGAAGTTCCACTCTTAGTTTATGAATTTATAACAAATGGTACACTTTTCAGCTTGATTCATAGTGACAACCTTAACGATGAGTTTCCCTTCTCGTGGGAGATGCGACTAAAAATCGCAACAGAGGTAGCTGATGCTTTGGCTTATCTGCATTCATCGTCTTCCATTCCAATCTTACATCGCGACATCAAGTCTAGCAATATCCTTCTAGACGAGAAGTACCGAGCTAAAGTGTCAGATTTTGGAACTTCAAAGTCCATTGCCATTGATCAGACTCATGTCACTACTCAAGTGAAAGGAACATTTGGCTACTTGGACCCTGAGTATTTTCAATCCAGTCAGTTTACTGAAAAGAGTGATGTCTATAGTTTCGGAGTCGTATTGGTTGAACTTATGACGGGAAACAAGGCAATTTCTTTTGCGACAAATGAAGAAGAGAGAAGTCTTGCCACACGATTCCTTTTGGCTATGGAGGGGAATCGACTCTTCAAGATTCTTGACAAACAAGTGTTGGAACAAGGCAAAAAGGAAGATCTCATGGTAGTTGCAGACCTTGGTAGGAGATGTTTGGACTTGAATGGAAAAAAGAGGCCGACCATGAAAGAAGTGGTAGCAGAACTAGAAAAGGTTAAATCTGGCACAACTTCATCCGTGACAAAGAATTTTGAGGGAAAAAGGGTGTGGGAGATTGAAACAACTACATTTTCTGAAACTAATTATACATGGACAACAACAGAGGAGAATTGCAGTACTACATCATTAGACGCACACCCGTTATTGTTCGATACACTGTGA
- the LOC116027313 gene encoding purple acid phosphatase 1-like, which yields MHMMLGLLCLILGLILNTTQLCHGGVTSGYVRKSLSASPKPEDVDMPLDSDVFRVPLGSNAPQQVHITQGDYEGRGVIISWTTPQKPGSNAVLYWAENSNAKRIAVGAVVTYKYYNYTSGYIHHCTIKDLEHDTKYYYKLGSGNANRVFWFVTPPKPGPDVPYTFGLIGDIGQTYDSNTTLTHYEQNPAKGQTVLFVGDLSYADRYPNHDNNRWDTWGRFSERSVAYQPWIWTAGNHEIDYAPDIGEYQPFVPFTNRYPTPHEASESGDPLWYAIKRASAHIIVLSSYSGFAKYTPQYKWFTSELKKVNRSETPWLIVLVHSPLYNSYEAHYLEGEGMRVIFEPYFVQYKVDVVFSGHVHSYERSERISNVAYNIVNAQCTPVSDESAPVYITIGDGGNSEGLATEYVKNLRYIYTAIMCL from the exons ATGCACATGATGCTTGGACTGCTGTGCTTAATCTTGGGTTTGATCTTGAACACAACTCAGCTGTGCCATGGTGGAGTGACCAGTGGCTATGTGAGGAAGAGTCTATCGGCTTCGCCCAAACCTGAAGATGTTGATATGCCTTTGGATAGTGATGTGTTTAGGGTCCCCCTTGGTTCCAATGCCCCCCAACAG GTTCATATAACACAAGGGGATTATGAAGGGAGGGGTGTGATTATCTCTTGGACCACACCACAAAAACCTGGCTCGAATGCAGTGCTTTACTGGGCTGAGAATAGCAACGCTAAGAGAATCGCAGTTGGCGCTGTTGTAACCTACAAGTATTACAACTACACCTCGGGTTATATTCATCACTGCACCATCAAGGATTTAGAG CATGATACAAAATACTATTACAAATTAGGGTCGGGGAATGCAAACCGGGTGTTTTGGTTTGTTACTCCTCCCAAACCGGGGCCTGATGTTCCATATACATTTGGTTTGATAG GGGATATTGGTCAGACTTATGATTCCAACACCACATTGACACATTATGAACAGAACCCAGCAAAGGGACAGACAGTGTTGTTTGTTGGTGACCTCTCGTATGCAGATAGGTACCCGAATCATGACAACAACCGGTGGGATACGTGGGGGAGGTTTTCAGAGCGAAGCGTTGCATATCAGCCTTGGATTTGGACTGCAGGAAATCACGAGATTGATTATGCTCCTGATATT GGTGAATATCAACCTTTCGTACCTTTTACAAATCGGTATCCTACACCACATGAAGCATCAGAGAGCGGTGATCCACTTTGGTATGCCATAAAACGAGCTTCTGCACATATCATTGTTCTGTCTTCTTACTCAGGCTTCG cTAAATACACTCCACAGTATAAATGGTTTACGAGTGAACTAAAAAAAGTTAACAGGAGCGAGACGCCTTGGCTCATTGTGCTGGTGCACTCTCCATTATACAACAGCTACGAAGCTCACTACTTGGAAGGGGAAGGGATGCGTGTGATATTTGAGCCCTATTTTGTCCAGTACAAAGTGGATGTCGTGTTTTCTGGACATGTTCACTCCTACGAACGATCT GAACGCATATCAAACGTTGCATACAACATTGTGAATGCTCAGTGCACGCCTGTAAGCGACGAATCAGCTCCTGTTTACATTACCATAGGCGACGGGGGAAACTCAGAAGGATTAGCCACCGAGTATGTTAAGAacttaagatatatatatacagcaaTAATGTGTTTATAG
- the LOC116027310 gene encoding purple acid phosphatase 1 isoform X1 yields MRLVVVGLWCLILELILNPTQFCDAGVTSSYVRKSLSALPNAEDVDMPWDSDVFAVPSGYNAPQQVHITQGDYEGRGVIISWTTPYDKAGANTVYYWADNSKVQKRAMGTVVTYKYYNYTSAFIHHCTIKDLEYDTKYYYRLGFGDAKRQFWFVTPPKPGPDVPYVFGLIGDIGQTYDSNTTLTHYEQNSAKGQTVLFMGDLSYADRWPNHDNNRWDTWGRFSERSVAYQPWIWTAGNHEIDYAPDIGEYQPFVPFTNRYPTPHEASGSGDPLWYAIKRASAHIIVLSSYSGFVKYSPQYKWFTSELEKVNRSETPWLIVLVHAPLYNSYEAHYMEGEAMRAIFEPYFVYYKVDIVFSGHVHSYERSERVSNVAYNIVNAKCTPVSDESAPVYITIGDGGNSEGLASEMTQPQPSYSAFREASFGHGIFDIKNRTHAHFSWHRNQDGASVEADSLWLLNRYWASEDASSVSAM; encoded by the exons ATGAGGTTGGTGGTGGTGGGATTGTGGTGCTTGATCTTGGAGTTGATCTTGAATCCAACCCAGTTTTGCGATGCTGGAGTTACCAGTAGCTATGTGAGGAAGAGTCTGTCGGCTTTGCCCaatgctgaggatgttgatatGCCATGGGATAGTGATGTGTTTGCTGTCCCCTCTGGTTACAATGCTCCCCAACAG GTTCATATTACTCAAGGAGATTACGAAGGGAGGGGTGTGATTATCTCTTGGACCACACCTTATGATAAAGCCGGGGCGAATACAGTGTATTATTGGGCTGACAATAGCAAAGTTCAGAAGCGTGCTATGGGCACCGTTGTGACCTACAAGTATTACAACTACACCTCGGCTTTTATTCATCATTGCACCATCAAGGATTTGGAG TATGATACGAAATACTATTACAGATTAGGATTTGGGGACGCGAAACGCCAGTTCTGGTTTGTTACTCCTCCCAAACCTGGACCTGATGTGCCATATGTATTTGGTCTGATAG GGGATATTGGTCAGACTTACGATTCCAACACCACATTGACACATTATGAGCAGAACTCGGCAAAAGGACAGACAGTGTTGTTTATGGGAGACCTCTCGTATGCAGATAGGTGGCCGAATCATGACAACAACCGGTGGGATACGTGGGGGAGGTTTTCAGAGCGAAGCGTTGCATATCAGCCTTGGATTTGGACTGCAGGGAATCACGAGATTGATTATGCTCCCGATATT GGTGAATATCAACCTTTCGTACCTTTTACAAATCGGTATCCTACACCACATGAAGCATCGGGGAGCGGTGATCCACTTTGGTACGCCATAAAACGAGCTTCTGCACATATCATTGTCCTGTCTTCTTACTCAGGCTTCG TTAAATACTCTCCACAGTATAAATGGTTTACGAGTGAACTAGAAAAAGTTAACAGGAGCGAGACGCCTTGGCTCATTGTGCTGGTGCACGCTCCATTGTATAACAGCTATGAAGCTCACTACATGGAAGGGGAAGCCATGCGTGCGATATTTGAGCCCTATTTTGTCTATTACAAAGTGGATATCGTATTTTCTGGACATGTTCACTCCTACGAACGATCT GAGCGCGTATCAAACGTTGCATACAACATTGTGAATGCGAAGTGCACACCCGTAAGCGACGAATCAGCCCCAGTTTACATTACCATAGGCGACGGGGGAAATTCAGAAGGATTAGCCTCGGA GATGACACAGCCACAGCCGAGCTACTCTGCGTTTCGCGAGGCGAGCTTTGGGCACGGCATATTCGACATAAAGAACAGAACTCATGCCCATTTCTCGTGGCATCGCAACCAAGATGGGGCCTCAGTCGAGGCTGATTCACTGTGGCTTCTTAACAGGTACTGGGCGTCCGAGGATGCATCATCTGTGTCTGCAATGTGA